The Mycobacterium paragordonae genome includes a region encoding these proteins:
- a CDS encoding class I SAM-dependent methyltransferase, translating to MVRTENDTWEITESVGATALGVAAARAAETESENPLISDPFARVFLDVVGDGIWNWFAAPDLPDELLEAEPQLPDQMQSMVNYMASRTAFFDTFFLDAARAGVSQVVILAAGLDARAWRLPWPDGTTVYELDQTKVLEFKASTLADHGAEPTCRRVPVAVDLRHDWPAALQQAGFDPSAPSAWSVEGLLPYLPAAAHELLFERIQGLAAPGSRIAVEAPGPDWMDEGVRAQRRERMDRIRAVMAKVEPERDMPRTDELWYFEEREDVGEWLRRHGWDATVTPSPQLMAGYGRGIPDGVEDTSPRTQFVSAVRSAN from the coding sequence GTGGTGCGGACCGAGAACGACACCTGGGAGATCACCGAGAGTGTGGGGGCGACGGCGCTGGGCGTGGCGGCGGCTCGCGCGGCGGAGACCGAGAGCGAAAACCCACTGATCAGTGATCCTTTCGCGCGGGTTTTCCTCGACGTGGTGGGCGACGGGATCTGGAACTGGTTCGCCGCGCCGGACCTGCCGGACGAGCTGCTTGAAGCGGAGCCGCAGCTGCCCGACCAGATGCAGTCGATGGTCAACTACATGGCCTCTCGCACGGCTTTCTTCGACACCTTCTTCCTGGATGCGGCGCGGGCCGGGGTGAGCCAGGTGGTGATTCTGGCGGCCGGCCTGGACGCGCGGGCGTGGCGGTTGCCGTGGCCGGACGGGACGACGGTCTATGAACTCGACCAGACCAAGGTGCTGGAGTTCAAAGCGTCAACGCTGGCCGACCACGGCGCTGAACCGACCTGCCGGCGCGTTCCCGTCGCGGTTGACCTGCGTCACGACTGGCCGGCGGCATTGCAGCAGGCCGGGTTCGATCCGTCCGCCCCGAGCGCCTGGTCGGTCGAAGGGCTGCTGCCGTATCTGCCGGCCGCCGCGCACGAGTTGCTGTTCGAGCGGATTCAGGGCCTCGCCGCGCCCGGTAGCCGGATCGCGGTCGAGGCGCCCGGGCCGGACTGGATGGACGAAGGTGTGCGGGCGCAGCGCCGTGAGCGGATGGACCGGATCCGCGCGGTGATGGCCAAGGTGGAACCCGAACGCGACATGCCGCGCACCGACGAGCTGTGGTACTTCGAAGAACGCGAGGACGTTGGCGAATGGCTGCGCCGGCACGGGTGGGACGCGACGGTGACACCGTCCCCGCAGCTGATGGCGGGCTACGGACGGGGCATCCCCGACGGGGTGGAGGACACGTCGCCACGCACCCAGTTCGTCTCGGCGGTGCGTTCGGCTAACTGA
- a CDS encoding metal-dependent hydrolase family protein, whose product MTTDALRISNVNIFDSVEGRVTGPHDVTLRGNLIASITAPAAESPAGDHQPEQGPKIDGTGKTLMPGLIDAHWHAMFTTIPALVAQVSELGYVFARAVVSAEETLLRGFTTVRDLGGPVFGIKQAIDDGTIPGPRIYPAGGFISQTGGHGDFRMPHEVPRGICGHLSYIEIIGAAVIADGEAEVLRGAREMLRRGASQLKLMAGGGVASAYDPLDVSQFTEAEMRAAVEAAENWGTYVTVHAYTPRAIRTAVAAGVRCVEHGHLIDDQTAALLAEKDVWWCLQPFLDDEDAVTVPPANVPKFQQMVTGTDTAYELAIKHNVKIAFGTDTLFDAALARRQGAQLAKLTRWFTPAETLQQATIRNAELLAMSGPRNPYPGRLGVVAEGALADLILVDGDPVADISLITRPDEAFTAIIKNGRLIKGTVS is encoded by the coding sequence ATGACTACCGACGCGCTCCGCATCTCGAACGTCAACATCTTCGACAGCGTCGAGGGCCGGGTCACCGGGCCACACGATGTCACGCTCCGCGGCAACCTCATCGCGTCGATCACAGCCCCGGCCGCCGAATCCCCCGCCGGTGACCATCAACCTGAGCAAGGCCCGAAGATCGACGGCACCGGCAAGACCTTGATGCCGGGCCTGATCGACGCGCACTGGCACGCGATGTTCACCACCATCCCGGCGCTGGTGGCTCAGGTCAGCGAACTCGGCTACGTCTTCGCCCGGGCGGTCGTCAGCGCCGAGGAGACGTTGTTGCGCGGCTTCACCACCGTCCGCGATCTCGGTGGTCCGGTGTTCGGCATCAAGCAGGCGATCGACGACGGCACGATTCCCGGCCCCCGTATCTACCCGGCGGGTGGCTTCATCTCGCAGACCGGCGGGCACGGCGACTTCCGGATGCCGCATGAGGTACCCCGCGGCATCTGCGGCCACCTCAGCTACATAGAGATCATCGGGGCGGCCGTGATCGCCGACGGCGAAGCCGAAGTGCTGCGCGGCGCGCGCGAGATGCTCCGCCGCGGCGCCTCCCAGCTCAAACTCATGGCAGGCGGAGGCGTCGCATCGGCATACGACCCCCTCGATGTCTCCCAGTTCACCGAGGCCGAGATGCGCGCCGCGGTGGAGGCCGCCGAAAACTGGGGCACCTACGTCACCGTGCACGCCTACACGCCCCGGGCGATCCGCACCGCCGTCGCCGCCGGCGTCCGTTGCGTCGAACACGGGCATCTCATCGACGACCAGACGGCCGCGCTCCTGGCCGAGAAGGACGTGTGGTGGTGCCTGCAGCCCTTCCTCGACGACGAAGACGCCGTGACGGTGCCGCCCGCCAATGTGCCCAAGTTCCAGCAGATGGTCACCGGTACCGACACCGCCTACGAGCTGGCAATCAAGCACAACGTCAAGATCGCTTTCGGAACCGACACGTTGTTCGACGCCGCGCTCGCCAGACGGCAGGGCGCCCAACTGGCCAAGCTCACCCGTTGGTTCACCCCCGCCGAAACGCTGCAGCAGGCCACCATTCGCAACGCCGAACTGCTCGCCATGTCCGGGCCGCGCAACCCCTATCCGGGACGACTGGGCGTGGTGGCCGAAGGCGCTCTGGCCGACCTGATCCTCGTCGACGGCGACCCGGTCGCAGACATCTCGCTGATCACCCGGCCGGACGAAGCATTCACGGCGATCATCAAGAACGGCCGCCTTATCAAGGGGACAGTCAGTTAG
- a CDS encoding HNH endonuclease: protein MAEGGIDPLLLGQRVVAILETGLRTATYKLATVMSLIDFCIENLPTHPDDSLAVPIPDLARRVLEIYWRQVRPFDGRELQQSTQPRARILFAANRLRLAAGANHSSLSLEVASVRATDVYRQAIDEITLCLAQQPLHRLQRLPGAATSDPFLYDDSFLHDHVSRSALRAHGDAVVLRSGVAHGLARLAGLLKPALEIMWVEDVRRMNRFLDADVPDVAGHLFGRERTALALVREPLKDAFGAHCFYCRTHLPSDNPVDHVLPWSLAGIDGLANLVLSCARCNGDKSGSLPAVHIVDRVLERDRKTLEQIAIDLQWPTQHERVVAAARGIYRGQPDGVPTWSGYRHTTRLDISMPPWWITAPS from the coding sequence ATGGCTGAGGGCGGCATCGATCCATTGCTGTTGGGGCAGCGTGTCGTCGCGATTCTGGAGACCGGGCTGCGCACGGCGACGTACAAGCTGGCCACCGTGATGTCGCTGATCGACTTCTGCATCGAGAACCTGCCCACGCACCCCGACGACTCGCTCGCTGTTCCCATTCCAGACTTGGCCCGCCGGGTGTTGGAGATCTACTGGCGTCAGGTCCGCCCGTTCGACGGACGCGAATTGCAACAATCCACCCAGCCGCGAGCTCGAATCCTCTTTGCCGCCAACCGGTTACGCCTGGCCGCGGGTGCGAATCACAGCAGTTTGTCGCTCGAAGTGGCATCCGTCCGAGCGACCGATGTGTACCGGCAGGCGATCGACGAGATCACGCTCTGCCTGGCCCAGCAGCCGCTGCATCGCCTGCAGCGGCTACCGGGCGCGGCGACGAGTGACCCATTCCTGTACGACGATTCGTTCCTGCACGATCACGTGTCACGGTCGGCGCTGCGGGCGCACGGAGACGCCGTCGTACTGCGCTCCGGCGTCGCACATGGACTGGCCCGGCTCGCCGGTTTGCTGAAGCCGGCGTTGGAGATCATGTGGGTCGAGGACGTGCGGCGAATGAACAGATTTCTGGATGCGGACGTTCCGGACGTTGCAGGGCACCTCTTCGGTCGCGAACGCACTGCGTTGGCGCTCGTTCGTGAACCGCTCAAGGACGCTTTCGGCGCCCACTGCTTCTATTGCCGCACGCATCTGCCATCCGACAACCCTGTCGACCACGTTCTCCCCTGGTCGTTGGCCGGGATCGACGGCCTGGCCAATCTCGTCCTGTCCTGTGCGCGCTGCAACGGCGATAAGAGCGGGTCACTACCTGCGGTACACATCGTCGATCGCGTGTTGGAACGGGACCGAAAAACATTGGAGCAGATAGCAATAGACCTTCAATGGCCGACGCAACACGAACGCGTGGTGGCTGCGGCCCGCGGCATCTACCGGGGTCAGCCGGATGGCGTGCCGACCTGGTCGGGGTACCGACACACCACAAGACTCGATATCAGTATGCCGCCGTGGTGGATCACGGCCCCCAGCTGA
- a CDS encoding antitoxin, with protein sequence MRTTIDLPDELHKLAQSIARDTHRTLSETVADLIRRGLASGSSSGRSVDPRTGFPVVSVGRIVTSEDVRSLEDEE encoded by the coding sequence GTGCGCACCACCATCGATCTGCCCGACGAACTGCATAAATTGGCGCAGTCCATAGCCCGCGACACTCACCGCACGCTGAGCGAAACAGTCGCGGACCTAATTCGACGCGGTTTGGCGTCTGGAAGTTCATCAGGGAGGTCGGTGGATCCGAGGACGGGGTTTCCGGTGGTCAGCGTTGGTCGGATAGTCACGTCAGAGGATGTGCGGTCCCTGGAGGACGAGGAGTGA
- a CDS encoding TA system VapC family ribonuclease toxin, whose translation MTTLLDANVLIALAVAEHVHHDPAADWLAASKAAFATCPVTQGGLIRFLLRSGQSASAARDVVATIEALDRHEFWPDQISFADVEFGGVVGHRQVTDAYLAQLARTHSGQLATLDSGLAQLHKDVAVLLPTASPD comes from the coding sequence GTGACGACGTTGCTCGATGCAAACGTACTCATCGCGCTCGCCGTCGCGGAGCACGTGCATCATGATCCCGCTGCCGATTGGCTGGCTGCATCGAAGGCTGCCTTCGCCACGTGCCCGGTGACGCAGGGCGGCCTCATTCGATTTCTCCTTCGATCGGGACAGTCCGCGTCCGCAGCGCGTGATGTGGTCGCCACTATTGAGGCGCTGGACCGCCACGAATTCTGGCCCGACCAAATCTCATTCGCCGATGTGGAGTTCGGTGGCGTGGTCGGGCATCGGCAGGTGACCGACGCTTACCTTGCTCAACTCGCGCGAACCCACAGCGGGCAACTCGCAACACTCGACAGCGGATTGGCGCAACTGCACAAAGACGTGGCAGTACTCCTTCCGACTGCCTCACCTGACTAG
- a CDS encoding TVP38/TMEM64 family protein, with product MDDSDSTTGTSRRPHILRLAMFVAFLLTMFYLVAVARVIDIDAVRRTVTSTGPMAPLVYVIVSGFLGAMFLPGSILAAGSGLLFGPVLGLFVTLGAAMGTAIVASTVGRRAGRDSARVLVGPKRAERIDFVIERGGLWAVVGQRFVPGISDAFASYTFGAFGIPLWQIAIGSFIGSAPRAFVYTALGASIRDRSSPLAYAAIAVWCVTAVLGVFAARHLYRHWRSHPGRGEEDHTSDDAEDA from the coding sequence ATGGATGACAGCGACAGCACCACCGGCACATCCCGGCGACCCCACATCCTGCGACTCGCCATGTTCGTCGCGTTCCTTCTCACCATGTTCTATCTGGTGGCTGTCGCGCGAGTGATCGACATCGACGCGGTGCGACGCACGGTCACGTCGACGGGACCGATGGCGCCGCTGGTCTACGTCATCGTGTCGGGATTCCTCGGCGCCATGTTCCTGCCGGGTTCGATTCTGGCTGCGGGCAGTGGGCTGTTGTTCGGTCCCGTGCTGGGTCTTTTCGTGACGCTCGGTGCGGCGATGGGCACGGCCATCGTCGCAAGCACGGTCGGCCGACGGGCCGGCCGGGACAGCGCACGGGTACTGGTAGGTCCCAAGCGGGCCGAGCGGATCGACTTCGTGATCGAACGGGGCGGGTTGTGGGCGGTGGTGGGCCAGCGCTTCGTACCCGGTATCTCCGACGCATTTGCTTCGTACACATTCGGGGCTTTCGGAATTCCGTTGTGGCAGATCGCGATCGGGTCATTCATCGGCTCGGCGCCGCGAGCGTTCGTCTACACCGCGTTGGGTGCTTCGATCCGAGATCGCTCATCGCCGTTGGCTTACGCGGCTATCGCGGTGTGGTGCGTCACCGCGGTTCTGGGGGTGTTCGCGGCGCGGCACTTGTACCGGCACTGGCGCAGTCACCCCGGCCGGGGCGAGGAAGACCACACGTCTGACGATGCAGAAGACGCGTAG
- the recD gene encoding exodeoxyribonuclease V subunit alpha codes for MTTETIDPADRRLAASAGDLLRTFNDAGVLEAADVHVAQRLTAMARESDPTVALALALTVRALRGGSVCVDLRSVQAQVGIDGLPWPSAPEWLQAVQASPLVGAPPVLRVYDGNLLYLDRYWLEEQQVADDFSALLSTPGQAAVPDIDRLFPPGYEEQREAAAIAVQQGLTVLTGGPGTGKTTTVARLLAVFAEQAELDGRPPLRIALAAPTGKAAARLHEAVQLQVNELDPVDRQRVSGLRATTLHRLLGSRPDTSSRFRHHRGNRLPHDVIVVDETSMVSLTMMARLLESVRPHTRLLLVGDPDQLASVEAGAVLADLVDGLGLRGDARVAALLTSHRFGESIGQLASSIRDGDADLAIDLLRSGGEHIEWIDTEDPTEQLRKVLVPHALALRQAAVLGDAAAALAVLDEHRLLCAHRRGRYGIAHWNRQVERWLVETTGDPIWSSWYAGRPVLVTNNDYGLGVYNGDTGVTVVSGAAQQGALRAVIAGADDLLEFATSRLSDVETMHAMTIHKSQGSQTDAVTVLMPPEDSRLLTRELFYTAVTRAKRKVRVIGPEGSLRAAISRRAVRASGLARRLASHHG; via the coding sequence ATGACCACCGAGACAATCGATCCTGCCGACCGCCGACTGGCCGCCAGCGCCGGCGACCTGTTACGCACGTTCAACGACGCCGGGGTTCTGGAGGCGGCCGATGTTCATGTCGCGCAGCGCCTTACGGCGATGGCACGCGAGTCCGACCCGACGGTGGCGCTGGCGCTGGCGCTGACGGTGCGTGCGCTGCGCGGCGGCTCGGTGTGTGTGGATCTGAGGTCGGTCCAGGCGCAGGTCGGGATCGACGGCCTACCGTGGCCGTCGGCGCCGGAATGGCTTCAGGCGGTGCAGGCCAGTCCGCTGGTCGGCGCACCGCCGGTGCTGCGCGTGTACGACGGCAATCTCCTCTATCTGGACCGGTATTGGCTCGAGGAGCAGCAGGTTGCGGATGATTTCTCGGCGCTGCTGTCGACTCCCGGGCAGGCCGCGGTTCCCGACATCGACCGGTTGTTCCCGCCGGGCTATGAGGAACAGCGGGAGGCGGCCGCCATCGCCGTGCAGCAGGGACTGACCGTGTTGACCGGCGGCCCGGGAACGGGCAAGACGACCACGGTGGCGCGGCTGCTGGCGGTGTTCGCCGAGCAGGCGGAGCTGGACGGAAGGCCACCGCTGCGCATCGCACTGGCGGCACCGACGGGCAAGGCGGCCGCACGGCTGCACGAGGCGGTGCAGCTCCAGGTGAATGAATTGGATCCGGTTGACCGTCAACGAGTCTCGGGCCTGCGCGCGACGACGCTGCACCGGCTGTTGGGCAGTCGGCCGGATACGTCGTCGCGGTTCCGTCATCACCGGGGCAACAGGTTGCCGCACGATGTGATCGTGGTCGACGAGACCTCGATGGTGTCTCTGACGATGATGGCGCGACTGCTGGAGTCGGTGCGCCCGCACACCCGGCTGCTGCTCGTCGGCGATCCCGACCAGTTGGCGTCGGTGGAGGCGGGTGCGGTGCTCGCCGACCTGGTCGACGGACTGGGGCTGCGCGGCGACGCACGGGTCGCGGCGTTGCTGACGTCGCATCGGTTCGGCGAGTCGATCGGCCAGTTGGCTTCCTCGATTCGCGACGGCGATGCCGATCTTGCCATCGACCTGCTGCGCTCCGGCGGCGAGCACATCGAATGGATCGACACCGAGGACCCAACCGAGCAACTTCGCAAAGTGCTTGTGCCGCATGCCCTTGCACTGCGACAAGCCGCGGTGCTCGGTGACGCCGCGGCTGCACTCGCCGTCCTCGACGAGCACCGGCTGTTGTGTGCGCACCGCCGGGGGCGTTATGGGATCGCGCATTGGAACCGGCAGGTGGAGCGGTGGCTGGTGGAGACAACCGGCGACCCGATCTGGTCTTCCTGGTACGCCGGAAGACCGGTGCTCGTGACGAACAATGACTACGGACTAGGTGTCTACAACGGCGACACCGGAGTGACGGTGGTTTCCGGCGCGGCCCAGCAGGGCGCGCTTCGAGCGGTCATCGCCGGTGCCGACGATCTCCTCGAGTTCGCGACGAGCAGGCTGTCCGATGTCGAGACGATGCACGCCATGACGATTCACAAGAGCCAGGGCAGTCAAACCGACGCGGTGACTGTGCTGATGCCGCCTGAAGATTCGCGGCTGCTGACGCGGGAGTTGTTCTACACGGCCGTCACCCGGGCGAAACGGAAGGTGCGGGTGATCGGTCCGGAAGGGTCGCTGCGCGCGGCGATCTCGCGACGGGCGGTGCGGGCCAGTGGACTGGCGCGGCGACTGGCCAGCCACCATGGATGA
- the recB gene encoding exodeoxyribonuclease V subunit beta, with amino-acid sequence MPPFDLLGPLPAERSTTVLEASAGTGKTFALAGLVTRYLAEGHATLDEMLLITFGRAASQELRERVRCQIVDAVAAFSDRSIADGNDLVRHLIDGTQAQRDARKQRLRDALAGFDAATIATTHQFCQLVLKSLGAAGDTDTGVTLLEDLNDLVTEIVDDLYLAHFGRERDDPALTYREALRIARTVVANPSTHLRPRDPEPGSRAAVCVAFAKDVLAELERRKRRRGVLGYDDLLIRLAAALDTDDSPARLRMHQRWPIVMVDEFQDTDPVQWQVIDRAFSGRSTLILIGDPKQAIYAFRGGDIVTYLDAAKTAGEKRTLGTNWRSDSALVDRLQAVLRGAELGDPAIVVHDIAASHRGHRLAGAPHNDPFRLRVVRRAALGRKGTQNLPIDELREHIGRDLAADIGGLLTSAATFDGEPLEARDVAVIVESHKDARACHRALTEAGIPAVYTGDSDVFSSEAADDWLSLLEAFDQPHRPGVVRAAATTMFFGRTAQDLAAGGDALTDDVADTLREWADHARERGVAAIFEAAQMSGMADRVLSWHGGERHMTDLAHVTQLLQEVAHRERYSLPALRDWLRAQREERAGAAERNRRIDSDAAAVQIMTVWVSKGLQYPVVYLPFAFNRNVGERDLVLFHDDGKRCLHIGGKESSDFAAVERLGRKEMASDDSRLTYVALTRAQSQVVAWWSPAYGEPNGGLSRLLRGRRPGDSAVPDRCEPMKVTDDEAWERLTQWQDAGGPVVEESVIAAAPTMSSHTAPADLGTRHFHRAIDTAWRRTSYSGLIRVAERAVGVSSEPELTELDDEVHDIPLTGAAVAPNVLSPMAELPTGAQFGTLVHAVLETTDPFAADLAAELEAQIDIHSTWWPVDVPATQLAAAMVPMHDTPLGPLVAGLTLRQIGLPDRLRELDFEFPLAGGDVRGAEVELRLSDVGRLLRAHLRADDPLASYADRLIGDTLGSQSLRGYLSGSVDAVLRIPDQSGHRYLVVDYKTNWLGEPDHPLTAADYTQPRMAEAMLHSDYPLQALLYSVVLHRFLRWRQPDYDPARHLGGVLYLFLRGMCGPDTPVLDGHPAGVFSWAPPPDLVTELSDLLDARRAAA; translated from the coding sequence ATTCCGCCCTTCGATCTGCTGGGTCCACTGCCCGCCGAGCGGTCCACCACGGTGCTGGAGGCCAGTGCGGGAACCGGTAAGACATTTGCGTTGGCCGGCCTGGTGACCCGCTACCTCGCCGAAGGCCACGCGACGCTGGACGAGATGCTGCTGATCACCTTCGGCCGCGCGGCCAGCCAGGAGCTTCGCGAGCGGGTACGCTGCCAAATCGTCGACGCGGTAGCCGCTTTCAGTGACCGTTCGATCGCCGATGGCAACGATCTGGTGCGGCACCTGATCGACGGCACGCAGGCGCAACGCGACGCGCGGAAGCAGCGACTGCGCGACGCCCTGGCCGGCTTTGACGCGGCCACCATCGCCACCACCCACCAGTTCTGTCAATTGGTGCTCAAATCCCTTGGTGCAGCTGGTGATACGGATACCGGCGTCACCCTGCTCGAGGACCTCAACGATCTGGTGACCGAGATCGTCGACGACCTCTACCTCGCGCATTTCGGGCGGGAGCGCGACGATCCCGCTTTGACGTACCGGGAGGCACTGCGCATCGCCCGCACGGTGGTCGCCAACCCGTCCACCCACTTGCGGCCGCGCGACCCGGAGCCGGGATCGCGCGCCGCGGTCTGCGTCGCCTTCGCCAAAGACGTTCTCGCCGAACTGGAAAGACGCAAGCGACGCCGGGGGGTGCTGGGATACGACGACCTGCTCATCCGGTTGGCCGCGGCGCTGGACACCGACGACTCCCCTGCCCGGCTGCGGATGCACCAACGCTGGCCCATCGTGATGGTCGACGAGTTTCAAGACACCGATCCGGTTCAGTGGCAGGTCATTGACCGGGCCTTCAGCGGCCGGTCGACCCTTATCCTCATCGGGGATCCGAAGCAAGCGATCTACGCGTTCCGTGGCGGCGACATCGTCACCTACCTCGACGCGGCAAAGACCGCCGGCGAAAAGCGCACACTGGGTACGAACTGGCGCAGCGACAGTGCTCTCGTCGACCGGTTGCAGGCTGTGCTGCGGGGAGCCGAACTCGGTGACCCCGCGATCGTGGTGCATGACATCGCGGCCTCGCACCGCGGTCATCGCCTCGCCGGTGCCCCGCACAACGATCCGTTCCGGTTGCGAGTGGTGCGCCGGGCAGCACTGGGCCGCAAAGGGACTCAGAACCTGCCGATCGACGAACTGCGCGAGCACATCGGTCGCGATCTCGCCGCCGACATCGGCGGACTGTTGACGAGCGCGGCGACGTTCGACGGTGAGCCGCTGGAAGCCCGCGATGTCGCCGTCATCGTCGAGAGCCACAAAGACGCCCGCGCCTGCCACCGCGCGCTTACCGAGGCCGGTATCCCCGCCGTCTACACCGGCGACTCCGACGTGTTCAGCTCCGAGGCCGCCGACGACTGGCTGTCGCTGCTGGAAGCATTCGATCAGCCGCATCGCCCCGGCGTGGTGCGGGCGGCCGCGACCACGATGTTCTTCGGAAGAACAGCGCAGGACCTGGCGGCCGGCGGCGACGCGCTCACCGACGACGTCGCCGACACCCTGCGGGAGTGGGCGGACCACGCCCGCGAACGGGGCGTCGCCGCCATTTTCGAAGCCGCGCAGATGAGCGGCATGGCTGACCGGGTGCTGTCGTGGCACGGCGGCGAGCGGCACATGACCGACCTCGCACACGTGACGCAACTCCTGCAGGAGGTGGCGCACCGCGAGCGTTATTCCCTACCCGCGCTTCGCGACTGGCTGCGCGCTCAGCGGGAGGAACGGGCCGGCGCCGCCGAACGCAACCGCCGGATCGACAGCGACGCCGCCGCGGTCCAGATCATGACCGTCTGGGTGAGCAAGGGTCTGCAGTACCCCGTGGTGTACCTGCCGTTCGCATTCAACCGCAATGTGGGCGAACGGGACCTGGTGCTGTTCCACGACGACGGCAAGCGGTGTCTGCACATCGGGGGCAAGGAAAGTTCCGACTTCGCCGCCGTGGAGAGACTGGGCCGCAAGGAAATGGCCAGCGACGACAGCCGATTGACGTACGTCGCGTTGACCCGGGCTCAGTCGCAGGTGGTGGCGTGGTGGTCTCCGGCGTACGGCGAGCCCAACGGCGGGCTGTCCCGATTGTTGCGCGGCCGGCGTCCCGGGGACTCCGCGGTCCCGGATCGCTGCGAACCGATGAAGGTCACCGACGACGAGGCGTGGGAGCGGCTGACGCAGTGGCAGGACGCCGGCGGCCCGGTCGTGGAGGAGTCGGTGATCGCGGCGGCACCGACCATGTCCAGCCACACCGCGCCCGCCGATCTCGGCACCCGGCACTTCCACCGCGCCATCGACACCGCCTGGCGGCGCACCTCCTACTCGGGTCTGATCCGCGTCGCGGAGCGTGCCGTCGGGGTGAGCAGCGAGCCCGAACTCACCGAACTCGACGATGAGGTGCACGACATTCCGCTGACCGGGGCGGCGGTCGCGCCGAATGTGCTCTCGCCGATGGCGGAGCTGCCGACCGGCGCGCAGTTCGGCACGCTGGTGCACGCGGTGCTGGAAACCACCGATCCGTTCGCAGCCGACCTCGCCGCCGAACTCGAGGCGCAGATCGATATTCACTCGACGTGGTGGCCGGTCGACGTGCCCGCGACGCAACTGGCCGCGGCGATGGTCCCGATGCACGACACGCCCCTGGGGCCGCTGGTGGCCGGGTTGACGCTGCGACAGATCGGCCTGCCGGATCGGTTGCGTGAGTTGGACTTCGAGTTTCCGCTGGCCGGCGGCGACGTCCGGGGCGCCGAGGTGGAACTGCGGCTTTCCGACGTCGGTCGGTTGCTGCGCGCCCATCTCCGGGCGGACGACCCGCTGGCTTCCTACGCGGACCGGTTGATCGGAGACACGCTCGGCAGCCAGTCGCTGCGCGGCTATCTCAGCGGCTCGGTCGACGCGGTGCTGCGGATTCCTGATCAGTCGGGGCACCGTTATCTCGTCGTCGACTACAAAACCAACTGGCTCGGCGAGCCCGACCATCCGTTGACCGCCGCCGACTACACGCAGCCGCGGATGGCCGAGGCGATGCTGCACTCGGACTACCCGCTGCAGGCGTTGCTGTATAGCGTTGTCCTGCATCGTTTTCTGCGCTGGCGGCAGCCGGATTACGATCCGGCCCGACATCTCGGCGGGGTGCTGTATCTGTTCCTGCGCGGAATGTGCGGGCCCGACACTCCGGTGCTCGACGGTCACCCCGCCGGGGTTTTCAGCTGGGCGCCGCCGCCGGATTTGGTGACCGAGTTGTCCGATCTGCTCGACGCGCGCAGGGCGGCCGCATGA